The DNA sequence CTAGTTTGGGCAGCGAGCAGAACTAAACAGCCCAAGTGCTCAGTTGTGCTGGAGGACAAAACTGCTGGCATTGTGAAGAGTGGACACATCTAGATTAAAgttttaataattatttcttaCTTAGTGTTGTGCTCTGATTTCTTACTTCTATATTTTGCTGAAATACCATGAGCAAGGCTGCTTGCTACTGTTGTGCTGCTTAGCAGAGGGGAGGAAATGGAAATTTAGAATTAATTTATCCTAACTGGACAAACTTGGTTATTTGGTGGTTATGGAAaacatttgctttcatttcttctgaacTGGGCTACTGTTAAAGAAGTATTCCTAGAGTGTGTAGCTTTTTGTTCAGCGTTTTGGGTGAAAAAGAGTTCAAACGAGGTGTTAAATTCCACCTAAGGGGGTGCTTAGAAATGCTGTCTCATTCTTGCCAAAGTGCATCAAGCAATTGCTATTTTACTTCTAGATTGAAAGAGTTAACAGTGGAAGAAAGTCCTTAGAGACCTAAATTCTAAGATGAACATTTATTGGACCTGAGGGATGATGTTTCTGCAGGAATTCTCCTAAAAAGTGTGATGCTCAAGAGATGTCATTGCAGAACAGCTGGGGTCTATGGGAGTGTTTTCAAGAGCACCAGCCTCAAACTTCAGTGCTGGgattaaaagaggaaaagtcACCCACACTGAAATACAAGgattcttcaaaaaaaaaaattaaaagttttatgTAGTTAGaactgaggagctggagaatgAGAGCCTTGGGGAAGTACTAAAGGGTGAATGACTCTATGGCAGTGTGGGTTCTTGGAAATGGTAAGTTCAGACGTGGCTCCATTTTGCTCAAgtttcagcttttccttcccttctcttgAGGATCTTTGTGTAGCTGTGGCAGAGGTTGGCCCAAAGGTTTGATCTAATCTCCCAGTCTGCCTTCAGCCACATTTTTCTGACTTTACTGATAGCCTTGTGTCACTGAGCTGAGAGTTACAGGACAGCCAGAAAAACTGCTGTCACTACTACTGTGACAATTTGCAGGAGTGGCTGGAGCACAAGGGACATGTTAGCATCCTCTTcttgaaaatgaaaatccaTGTGGATCTGCCCTGTCTGCCTTAACCCCATTTCTGTTGTGGTGGGGCTGTTCCCTGTGATCTGCTTACTGGCTGGGGACATCACAGAACCTCAGATGTTTTTTCCTCGAGTGCCAGCTCTGGGTAAGGCAGCTTGtgggcagcagaagcagcaaataTTTATGATAAGTCAGGGGGAAGCTGGAATGATGATGAGCTGCTGAAGAATGTAAAGGcaagcagggagcagcccctgagccctgAAGGATGAAGCAGCTGGATTTCCCTGATGGCCCTATATGGCCTCTTCTGCCTTGAGGAAGGAAGGGGTTGTGTGCCTCAGCTTGgcaggattttttccccaatgGTACCATTTGGGTCTAATAAAAGACATTACATCTTCCCCCAGCCATGGGGTCTTGTATTCCCCATGCACTGCAAACAGGGGCAGGAGCCTCAGGCAGCTGTGCCTCCAAGGCTCTGGGGTGTTTGTATGAGCTTGGAGTCACCCACCAGGTTCTCACGGGCTGGGGTGTGGGACCTGTTCTCTTAAGTAGGAAAGAAGTGGTGACATGGTGGGAAAACTGCTCGAGTGTACAAAGTATAAAAATCATGTCCTGAAGGAGCTGGATGttggagaggatgggatttggccaatgcttcagcaggaaaaggatGGCAGGTGATTTTTTCTGCTGGGGAGAACAAATTTACAGGATGGGAGCAACAGCCTGGGATTTAACTTAAGTGCTGTTGCAACACCTCCCTTTAGAGTCAGGGTAGGTTGAGAAACTGATGTAAAATCTATGTTCTCTGTGTGGATTTTGCAAACACATTTTTGTATTCCAGTACTCAAAGGTCATCACCCTTATGTGCATGCCTTGAGAGCAAGGATTTGGAGGAGAGAGGAGATCTGGGCACAAAATCTTCCTCTGCTATTCTAGTTGGGCTGTACTCAATTTGttatcaaaataatttgctgAACATAGACTAGGGCTGGAACTTAAAGGCAGCCAATATTTTCCTGGACTTTCATGTTGATTGCAAGATCAAATTATCTGGTGAATAAATTCTTATCAAAGGGTTTGATGATGCTCTCAGATCACAGCTTTGCTTCTCCTTTCTGTCTCCACTGGGAAACCTTTGCAGTTGCTTGTGTGACCTGGCCTGAACCTGGCAAGAACTCTTGGATCTGGGCAGGTCCTGGcgctgctgctggtggccacATCACTCTGGATGCTCTGTTGATgatgttggggtttttccttgtctttcccTATCACCTTGCTGACACCTGTCATGACACGATGGTGGAAGCCCCGGTTCTGATGGAAGCAGTGAAGCCAGACAGCCCggctggtttgtgtttcagcagcatGGCTGGGATTCAGGTGGGGATGTTGTTCAGCCTTCCCTGCCGCTCGATTTAGCAGGGGTGTCGGGTTTCCCGGGAATGGGCCGGCTTTGGCCCCGCTGGGCCTCCCTTCCCAGGGTAAACGTAAAGGTTAAAGTGTGCTGCCGCAGTTGTGACAACGGCGTCGCCTGGGAACGGCGTGCTTGAGGCGCTGCCagacagccccaggacaggctgtttcccagctgcagccaatGTAGGCTCTGGCTTAAGTTCCTGAatgggaagggagaaaaaaaaccccaagcccaGGCTGAGAAGCCTGGGTGGTGGCTGgtttgcagagccccagggcactgtgctgctccctgggcatgTGGGTTTGGGCCAAGGCATCTGAAATCCTGGGGTGGAACAGATACTGTCTTTCAATTCTACAATTCCTTCTTCCCAAAGGTCTGATTTCAGCTTATTTCTCTCTGCCCACAGATGAATTTTATCTGTGATAATGCCAAACCATGGTCCGCCATTGCCTCTGGAAGCCATGGCTCCCCAGTAGCTGCACCCAGGGCTTTGCTTCCTCACCTTGTGCCAGAGATTTGTGCCCAGACCAGCCTTGCTCCCAGGGAGTGTGGAAGATTGCAGGCATCCCAGAAAGGCTGGCTGGTGTCCAACTGcttgctcctgctctccttggAGAATTTTATCCCAGTGTCCACCACACCAAGAGCTCcaagggggctgtggggcatGGCTCCGGCTCATGCCTGGGCATGGATGTGCTTCTTCCACCTTGCCAGGAGGGTGCAGAGCCAAAGGCTGGCGGAGTGGTGGCAGTGTGTGCCTGAAGTGACACCGGTGGCCTCCAGGTGCCTGGCAGCCCAGCTGGAGGAGAAGAGAGGCAATTCCAAACTGTGTGTTGGCGATGACAGTCGGTGGGCAGAGGCCCCGCTGGCCAGGCACAGCATCTGGCCAGTATTGCTGACTGTGGCCCTACAGAGGCCAAGGTGGGGACTCCCACTCATCACAGgggtggtggctgtgccagggctgggcagtgtgtgtgtcATTGTCACCAAGAACTGtggctgctggtggtgctccAACCTCTGCTTGTACCCAACTGCATGAACACATCagtgagctggagctgtgtgccTGCTCCTGCATTATCCCTGCTGGTGCTCATCACATGCCAACTCCTGCCTTGGGTTTCAGGAAAGGAGCTGGCTTTGCTGAAGCCACAAATCCCAGCTGTGAAGGCTGGAGTGGGACAGCTCCTCATCTGTCCAGGAGTCCCCCCTGTGTCCCACTGAGCAAGTGTTGCTCTTGCATTGAGCTGTTGATGGTGGGTGCCTCaggccagcacagggacaggtggGACAGCAGCACCTCAAGGACAGGAACAGCTGTGCTCCCATCCTGGCTTTTCTCAGTTTCAATGCCACATGGGAACCCCAGGCTGTGGCACACAGGGGCTGGTGGCtcactgggagctgggatttgcccatgtggagcagcagcactgcctgagcAGCGTTCATCCTCCTGAGAGGTGCTGCAGGCAATTTGAGCACTGCTcttgtggggctgctgctgctttttggtgGCATTGATTCAGCTCCATCATGAATGGCACTGGCCAGGGCAGCCTCCCCACTTCTTTTGCTGCTGtagcctccagccctgccacaggtAAGGTTTAAACTAAGGAGAGAGCAAAGCAGGGTTTAAGCAGCCAGGTTTGGTGTCTGGCAGAACCTGAGCTCTGTGTGGGGtggggagctgggaggcaggaccaggctggcagctggcagaggctgaggctggaggagcccagGGTAACCTCAGCCTCCCCAGGGGCACCtggccagcctgggcctggggAGAGTCACACTCCTCCCACAAAGGCCAGGATTCAGCCCTACACAGTGCCTGAGGTGTGTCCTGGGGTACAGCACCCCAGAAAGAGCTGGCAATGCCTGTGCAGCACCCATACACACAGCCCAACCCTGCTGGAGCCTCGAGCTCCTCTGTTTCTTTCCCTGATTCTCGAAACACTtgattttgcagaaaataagTCTTTCAAATGGTTCCtggggaaagctgcagctgctggcccagctcccagctgctgccaccttcATCAAGGCCCagtggcagtgcccagaggtGCCACATCATCCCTACAGAGCCCAGAGGGCCAGTGCCagtgggcagagctggccaCAGCTCACCAGCACCATCACGAGCTGCTCCTGGCCGCCATCCCCACGGGCTGGCCAGTGGCCACCTTGTGTCACCTATGGGCACCTTGGAGGGCCTTAGCCGCCTCTACCCTGTCCAGCTCACCCAGGCCACCCCatgggatggttttggggtgtcactgtgcccagtgccagccctccctgtggtgctgtgctggagcaggaggcgAGTCCATCCCTGTCTCCTGCCCCGTGTCTGCGTGTCCCCGGCCCACGGGGGACAGGCGAGAGTGGCGTGTCCTTTGAACGGGCTCCAGCAGGAACAGGTGCTGGGAAAGGCGCAGTGGGCCGGCTCCTGCCGCTGTAAGGGATCCTCCTCTGCCCCGCTAATCCGGCTCCGTTACAGCCGGCATAGAAGAGGCCGCTCCCCCCGGCGCTGCCACAGTGCGGATGCTGCCCCGCTGACCGCCCGGGCACCGGGACCCAGGTAACGGGGCCGGGGGGGTCTGATCTGGGGTGGGGTGATGGGGTGTCCTGCAGacagcagagcccccagccaTGGGAAGAACACCTCCATCCCCACGGGCTCCgtgtgctgagctgtgggatgtgggagCGCTCACCAGGGactgctctgccacagctcctgttccagcagagcagcagcagcttccccgTCACTGGGGTGGTCCCTGCTGGGTTTgttctggggctgggctgtgccggGCTCTGCACGGCTGCACAGGGAGGTGCTTGGGACAGGGTGAGGAGACATGACCGGGCACAGGAGGGCAGAACAGcccaggggatttggggatcaggggctgggctggaggccaGTGCAGGTACAGGCACCAACAAGGACTGTTGGTGGAGCTGGGTACCCCTGGGCCGGGGGACGAGCAGCGCTGGCGGCTGCTGGGTGCGGGTGAGCAGATGGGTTTGCCTGCATGGCTGGAGCTCCTGTGTGCTTCAGGGGGAGCAATGGTGGGGCAGTGCCGGGAATGCTCACCTCTCCTGATCcccactgccagcctggggcCGGAGCCGCTGCCTCCTGCCGTGCCACGGTGGGATGTGGCCTTAAATTGTCCCCCTGGCCGCGCCGCGCTGGCTGCTCGCACGGCGGAGGCCGCGGGCACCCGGTGACAGGTGCCGGGTCAGGCCATCGATCAGTCACCGCGGGCAGATATCGGGGCACAATGGGACCGGCTCTGCTGGCCACGTGGGGTCCCTGGCTCGGTGCCACCGGCCCGGGAGCCgccggcggggcggcggggacACAGTTCCCGCTGTATGGCAGCCgctcatccctgcagcagcagcgctCTGCCCGGGTCCTGCCGACCCGTCTGCAGGGTGTCGGGTCCGGCGAGCCCTCAGCTGCCGCTTTCTGTCCCGCAGGAGCCGAGCCGGGAGCACCGCAGGGCAGCCTGATCCTGCCTGGAGTGTCCCATGGAGCAGGGTGGAGACAGCGGCgggcctgcaggggcagcacccCCCGAACCCGAGGGCAGCGCAGCCCccgcagctccccagccccaggcgGGGACAGCGCCAGCCGCCACCGGGACACAGGACACGGGCACGGGTGGGCCTGGGCAGGAGAAGGCTGGAGGAGGGACGTTAGAGCCGGAGCAGGAGGcacctctggctgctccagagctccGGGATGGAcggggagcagctccaggagaggagGATTCGCCTGTGCTGTGTGATGGAGGACAGGCAGCATCCACCGGGGAGAAGGTGCCAGCTGCCACTGAGGCCCAGGATGCAGGGAAAGATGAGAAAGAGAAGCCTGGGAAGAAGaaagctccagctgctgcaggggaggtcAAAGGAGGAAAGGCTTCAACTGCTGCAAAGGCTGAGAATGGAAGGAAGGATGAGCCCATGGAGGGGAAGGACCTGGctgaaactgaggcacgggatGGAGGAAAGGACAAGCCCAATAAGGAGGAAGCACCTGGTGGGTCAGGGGCTGAGagtgctggaaaagcagagtcCACTGAGGAGaaggctctggctgcagcaaaCTCTGAAGAAGGGAAGGCAAAACCTGTGGAGGAAACAGCTTTGGCTGCAGCTCAGGTTCAGgatggaggaaaaggagagccTGCAAAGGAGAAAATCACAGGGGTTGCAAAACAGGAGGTCCCAGCCCCTGCTAAAACTATGGATGAAGGGAAGCAAGATGCAAAGGCAGAGCAAGCCCCGGCTGATACCAAGCTTGCAAAAGAGAAaaccacagctgctgcaaagGAGAAGGCCCCAAATGCTGCAAAGGCTCAGGATGGGAAGAATAAAAtggtaaaagcagaaaaagccccAGCAGTTAAAAAGGCCCCAGATGGAAGCAAAGAGGAGCCCACAAAGGAGAAGCCTCCAGCTCCGGGGaaggaaaaagccccaaattcAGTGAAAGAGAAAGCCCCAAATTCAGTGAAGGAGCAAGCCCCAAATTCAGTGAAGGAACAAGCCCCAGCTTCAGTGAAGAAAGCCCCAGCTCCAGTGAAGGAGAAAGCCCCAGCTCCAGTGAAGGAGAAAGCCATAATTACTGCAAAGGAGAAAGTCCCAGATGCTGCTAAAGCTCGGGATggagagaaggcagcagcaaaagcagagaaaacaccAGCTGAAAAAATGGCTCAAAGTGAAGGCAAAAAAGAGCCTGCAAAGGAGAAGtccccagcagctgtgaaggTGCAGGATGGAGGGAAGAAAACTGCAAAGGTGGAAAAATCCACAGTTGCATTGAAGGCTGGGGATGAAGGGAAAGCTTCTAAAAAGGAGAAGGTCCCGGCTACCACAAAGGCTCAGGATGGAGGGAAGAAAGCTGCAGAGGTGGAGCCTCCCAcacctggagcagaggctggggatggggctgcagagcccacgGAGGCAGCGGCCGTGGCCGTGGTGAGGGCTCAGGGTGAAGGGGAGGAAGTGTCcaaggggacacagggacagcccccaACAGTCCCCGAGCCCCCACGCCCggctctgctgcagagcctgagctgcccAGCTGCCTGCCACAGGTACCCACaccctgctgggatggggggATCCCCCTCGCTGCTCCAGGGAGCCCTGGGTGCCCTCTgggtgctgggctcaggagctgctgcctgggctctgctcacctCCCACTCCTGCttccagggaggagcagccctgggcagagatGGAGACAATAGAAGAGGAGACCACGATGGTGGAGCCAAAAGAGAGTCTGACAGAGCCTGGCCATGGCCCACCAGCCCAGGGggacctgcagcccctggagccccccGGCACCCCTCAGGAGAGGACATTGCCcagtgccccagggcagcccccagaTCCTGCTGGGGTGGTGGAGCAGCCTGGACCTGGGGTGGAACCATCTTTGACAGAGGCAAAGCCACCCCCCAGCCCCTACCTCACCCCCGATTTTGGGAAGGAAGACCCTTTTGAGATACTGGGTAAGGTCATGAGGTGCCTGCCTTTTCCTTATCCCCTGGACACTCTGTGGAGTGATAGCCTGGgaacccctgccctgcctgctgcccacactgccctccgtgctgccagctcctgtccTTGGCTTGTCACCTGCCTGGTGGCCTCCGAGCTCCCCTTTCACTGTAAACAGGGCTAAATACGTCGCGTCCCCTCCTGGCCTGCTCTGGCCACactgtgaggaagaggagcctGGAGAGTGACAGTCACTGTCTGGCtggtggcaggggacagcaTGTCCTCATATCCTGCACCACTGTCCTTGTGGGGATGGCAGGGCTTGGGGCAGTGGGTGCCTGTGGGGATCCCTGTGAGGCTGGGTCCTGCTCCCCCctgggaaaaggaagctcaGGAATGTGTGCAGGGGGTGCCCTGTGAGTGGGGTCTGTCCTGGGAGGGTGAGCAGAGGGTGGTGGCGTGGAGGGGGATTGGTCTGGAGAGGGTGACAGACAGTGACATGGCCTGGAAAGGGTAAATGTGACATGGAGGTTGGTCAGGGTGGCTGTCATGGATTAAGGTGGGTGCCATGGAACAGGGTGCCATGGAGCAGGGTTGGTGCCATGCATGTGGGCAATGCTGTGGGCAATAATGACAAACCCTTCAGGGGTTGCTGCATCATCCAGTGCATCCCCAGCCAGGAGCCTCTGGCTCACAGCCCAGCACTCAGTACGTGGCCACATCCTGCACCCACAGGCTTGGCTGGGTGCCTGTCTTCACTCCTAACCGGGGTACCCAGAGTGGGGTCCCTGCACAGCAgattccctgctcagctcctccttTGGCTTTGGCAGACGATGTCCCCCCGCCGCCAGCGCCCTTCGCCCACCGCATCGTCACCCTGCGCTCCGCCAGTGTCAGCTCCCAGTTCAGCCTCAGCTCCAAGGAGATCCTTGGCGGGTAAGGAGGGGCCCCAGTGCTTCTCCTGGCGCTGTCCCACTGTCCCTCCAGCCTTGGGCAGTGGCCTTGTGTCGGTGGGACTCCTCTGGTCACGATGGGTGGGTGCCTCGGGCAGTCAGAGCAGCACCACAGGGCGGTGTGAGGgtccccagcagcctgggggcTGATGGTGGGGGcacttctccctctctcccttccttcttctctcCACAGGGGCAAGTTTGGTGAGGTTCACACGTGCACAGAGAAGGAGACGGGGCTCAAGCTGGCAGCCAAAGTGATCCGGAAGCAGGGAGCAAAGGACAAGGTCTGAACGATGCCGGGCAGGTGGTGGCAGTGTTACAttctgtgtgtccctggtgcGGGGACAAAGCCCGTCCCAGGCTGACACCCCACACTGGGGCTCCTTCTGCAGGAGATGGTGCTGCAGGAGATCGATGTCATGAACCAGCTGAACCACCACAACCTCATCCAGCTCTACGACGCCATCGAAACCCCCCGGGAGATCATCCTCTTCATGGAATAGTGAGTGCCTGTGCCTACCCTGGGGCTGTCCAACCCCAAAATGCCACATCCCactctggctctgctcagcacccCGTGGTGGAGCTGGGCCAGAGCCCTCAGGAGGGCgaggagctctgcaggaggatggaTTGGGGCAGGGAGTCCCCCAAAGTGACCCCAGGGTCCATCCCCATGCAGCGTGGAGGGTGGCGAGCTCTTTGAGCGGATCATCGACGACGATTACCACCTGACCGAGGTGGACTGCATGGTGTTCGTGCGGCAGATCTGCGAGGGCATCCGCTTCATGCACCACATGGGCGTCCTCCACCTCGACCTCAAGGTGCTGGGGGTGACAGTGGCAGGGCCaagggggacagcaggacactgGCTGGCTGTGGGAGGGGTGCCTGTGGGTCAGCACTGCTCTGGTGTGGATCTGTgcagtggggatgtcctgtCTGGTGGTGGGGCAATGGtcaccctgtccccacagcctgAGAACATCCTCTGTGTGGCTGCCACTGGGCACATGGTGAAGATCATCGACTTTGGGCTGGCTCGAAGGTGAGGTTTTCTTCCTCagctctgtccctcctccctcttctccttccACCCTTCATCTCTGTGTGCCTTTGGGTACCAGGAGCCCCAGGACTTGCTCCAGGCCATTACTTTGGCCATGGCACTCCATGACTAGCTGGGGAGGGCAGCATCTGCTGAGAGAggggcaggggtttgggggagcAGCCTGTCCCCCTTGTGCTGACTTGCACCCCTTCTCGGCTGCAGGTACAATCCCAATGAGAAGCTGAAAGTGAACTTTGGCACCCCTGAATTCCTGTCCCCTGAGGTGGTCAACTACGAGCAGGTCTCCTACACCACGGACATGTGGAGCATGGGCGTCATCACCTACATGCTGTAtgtcagggctggcaggggctgccagtGCCATCTGGGGAGCTCTggtgctggggcacagcccccctgggtgcagggctgtccccagacACCTGGCTGCTTGGTGGCAGGTGGGGGTCCTGGATGGGGAGATGCCTgtgtgggctggggggcaggaAGAGGCTCaacctggctgcaggcaggacgGTGGCAGTACATGCCTGGAAcatccctggccaggctggctctgctccagggggTCTGGGAGGTGCTGAAGCCTGAGAGCAGCTGACTCCTCACCTCCCTCACCCCCAGGCTCAGCGGCCTCTCCCCCTTCTTGGGTGACGATGACACCGAGACACTCAACAACGTGCTGGCTGCCAACTGGTACTTTGATGAGGAGACCTTTGAGAGTGTCTCCAATGAGGCCAAGGACTTCGTCTCCAACCTCATCATCAAGGATAAGAGGTGTGAGGCTGGCAGTGACTGTGGGGTCCTGGGATGGGCATCCCCAGAGCTTGCCCAGGTACCACACGCTGCCTCTtcaccagggccagcagcatctcctgggtTCAGCACTGAATTAACCCCATGGGGCTCTGCCCCACTCTGATTGTCCCCAAAGAGCCCTGtatccctgcagggacacctgtCCCAGGCAGGATGTGCTGGACCCCTCAGagtcctgcccagccccaccagtCCCTGGGAACATTCTCCCATCTGGTTCTCCCCTGCAGGGTTATGGGATTTGGGGgctctggaggggctggagagggggTGGTTGGGGCTGAGGGGCTTGAGCAGAGTTGAAGCAGTCTCATCTCTCTCCCAGTGCCCGGATGAATGCTGAccagtgcctgcagcacccctggctcAATAACCTGGCAGAAAAGGCCAAACGCTCCAACCGGCGCCTCAAGTCCCAGGTGCTGCTCAAGAAATACGTCATGAGGAGGCGCTGGAAGGTGCGGGGTCCAGCAAGGGCACGGGGGTCAGAGGCTTCTgagggggctgggaggggctgccaggctctgcctgtcctggtGGGTGGCATCTGGAGCACGGAGAATAGCTTTGTCTCACTGtactgctggcagctgggacacggggctggggaCCCCTGAGTGTGGATGCCCCTGAGGTAACATCCCCATCAAGCACAGGTTCCTTTGTGGTGGTTATTCCTGAGCTGATCCCAAAAGCAGCTTTGAGGGGCAGGAGTAGTGTcaggccccagagctgggtctGGCTCAATCTTTGGTGCCAGAGCCCTTGCCAGAGGATGAGAACCTTTGCTCTTCCctttcacagaaaaatttcATCGGGGTGTGCGCTGCCAACCGCTTCAGGAAGATCACCAGCTCAGGGTCCCTGACAGCGCTGGGCATCTGAGCTGGGCTCCCAGGGGAGCCGAGGCCAGAAAGGAACCACTTGAGAGGGACCCCCGCTCTGAGAGGGACCCCCACCAgtctggagcagctctgtggagctgGTCCCACTGCTCTCAGGACCACATCACTGC is a window from the Ammospiza nelsoni isolate bAmmNel1 chromosome 12, bAmmNel1.pri, whole genome shotgun sequence genome containing:
- the MYLK2 gene encoding myosin light chain kinase 2, skeletal/cardiac muscle, with product MEQGGDSGGPAGAAPPEPEGSAAPAAPQPQAGTAPAATGTQDTGTGGPGQEKAGGGTLEPEQEAPLAAPELRDGRGAAPGEEDSPVLCDGGQAASTGEKVPAATEAQDAGKDEKEKPGKKKAPAAAGEVKGGKASTAAKAENGRKDEPMEGKDLAETEARDGGKDKPNKEEAPGGSGAESAGKAESTEEKALAAANSEEGKAKPVEETALAAAQVQDGGKGEPAKEKITGVAKQEVPAPAKTMDEGKQDAKAEQAPADTKLAKEKTTAAAKEKAPNAAKAQDGKNKMVKAEKAPAVKKAPDGSKEEPTKEKPPAPGKEKAPNSVKEKAPNSVKEQAPNSVKEQAPASVKKAPAPVKEKAPAPVKEKAIITAKEKVPDAAKARDGEKAAAKAEKTPAEKMAQSEGKKEPAKEKSPAAVKVQDGGKKTAKVEKSTVALKAGDEGKASKKEKVPATTKAQDGGKKAAEVEPPTPGAEAGDGAAEPTEAAAVAVVRAQGEGEEVSKGTQGQPPTVPEPPRPALLQSLSCPAACHREEQPWAEMETIEEETTMVEPKESLTEPGHGPPAQGDLQPLEPPGTPQERTLPSAPGQPPDPAGVVEQPGPGVEPSLTEAKPPPSPYLTPDFGKEDPFEILDDVPPPPAPFAHRIVTLRSASVSSQFSLSSKEILGGGKFGEVHTCTEKETGLKLAAKVIRKQGAKDKEMVLQEIDVMNQLNHHNLIQLYDAIETPREIILFMEYVEGGELFERIIDDDYHLTEVDCMVFVRQICEGIRFMHHMGVLHLDLKPENILCVAATGHMVKIIDFGLARRYNPNEKLKVNFGTPEFLSPEVVNYEQVSYTTDMWSMGVITYMLLSGLSPFLGDDDTETLNNVLAANWYFDEETFESVSNEAKDFVSNLIIKDKSARMNADQCLQHPWLNNLAEKAKRSNRRLKSQVLLKKYVMRRRWKKNFIGVCAANRFRKITSSGSLTALGI